In Marasmius oreades isolate 03SP1 chromosome 1, whole genome shotgun sequence, one DNA window encodes the following:
- a CDS encoding uncharacterized protein (BUSCO:EOG09261W1K) has protein sequence MTPGHQQPLKLPDELAHIIAAFTPSNPSDDRSKAYLVLSAFCQGVRQSNSSQQSDGIDPATRALVKVFSPFILQRLEETNENDVIVGASFLTALFQVDWQAAASIFQQETVLELIIDSVELKPSIQLSVQVAHLLGQASGYKPSRLAFSPEAITWLEHARNSKDSALRAAAAIAAIKLAKGSVADASTDPLSPNNDSKSTNVDGLAQVMKELVIGNDSDTSSLADAVEGLAYMSIDPTVKEDISRDTILLKRLFSLVPKRKSGGAPDSSSTILYGILVIITNICSYRPQLTEEQKQMEKLRKMAKNSGTETADVLEKDDKVKGRVKRVVGAGAMEVIALAASQTDTVGVRVSIGTALLDIVTDKENRGKVLQHGGAKILMGLIKKATSPHATKGNNTPLDIVHLQPIHALAKLAITASPVQVFGPNVGAIYDAIRPLSVMIQHSSATQLQRFEGLMALTNLASASPDTASRIAGSEGLLNKVEMLSLDDHPMIQRAAVELICNLVVGSDQIFEKYATSKTKLQIFVALSDAEDIGTRLASSGALATLLSSPSACNELLSLQLDRHRVLPVLTQLIDPSVIPGEEAESHPGLVHRGVVCARQFMLGISEKENREQMCKEAKEAGLVDALSNVVQDKKTDLEAVGVALEVLKYLGNSRHK, from the coding sequence ATGACTCCAGGACACCAGCAGCCTTTAAAGCTCCCAGACGAACTTGCCCATATTATCGCAGCTTTTACGCCCTCTAATCCTAGTGATGATCGTTCCAAAGCCTATCTAGTTCTCTCCGCGTTTTGTCAAGGTGTCAGACAATCTAATTCATCTCAGCAGTCCGACGGGATCGATCCAGCGACCAGGGCCCTGGTCAAGGTCTTCTCACCGTTCATATTACAACGTCTGGAAGAGACGAACGAGAACGATGTGATAGTTGGGGCCTCTTTTTTAACGGCACTTTTCCAGGTCGATTGGCAGGCTGCCGCATCCATATTTCAGCAGGAAACGGTGCTCGAATTAATTATAGACAGCGTGGAATTGAAACCATCTATTCAATTGTCGGTCCAGGTCGCTCACCTTCTTGGCCAGGCCAGCGGTTACAAACCCAGTCGGCTTGCATTTTCTCCAGAAGCTATCACTTGGCTCGAACATGCTCGCAACAGTAAAGATTCCGCACTACGCGCCGCTGCTGCCATTGCTGCCATCAAATTAGCCAAAGGGAGCGTAGCAGATGCATCCACCGACCCTTTGTCTCCCAACAACGATTCGAAGTCCACCAATGTTGACGGACTAGCTCAAGTCATGAAAGAGTTGGTCATTGGCAATGACTCGGACACTTCTTCATTGGCTGATGCGGTAGAAGGTCTGGCATACATGTCAATCGATCCTACAGTCAAGGAGGATATATCAAGAGACACTATTCTCCTTAAACGACTCTTCTCCCTCGTTCCAAAGCGCAAATCCGGTGGAGCTCCGGATTCGTCCTCCACAATATTATACGGAATCCTGGTCATCATCACTAATATTTGCTCATATCGACCCCAACTCACTGAGGAGCAGAAGCAGATGGAGAAACTCAGAAAAATGGCGAAGAATAGTGGTACAGAAACCGCTGATGTCCTTGAGAAAGATGACAAGGTTAAGGGGAGAGTCAAACGAGTGGTCGGTGCTGGTGCCATGGAGGTTATCGCTTTGGCGGCGAGCCAGACAGATACTGTCGGCGTAAGAGTGTCGATCGGAACAGCCCTCTTAGACATTGTTACCGACAAGGAAAACCGAGGAAAGGTTCTCCAGCACGGTGGTGCAAAGATTCTTATGGGTCTCATCAAAAAGGCCACATCGCCCCACGCAACAAAGGGTAATAATACTCCCTTGGATATAGTTCATCTCCAACCCATCCACGCCTTGGCTAAGTTGGCAATCACTGCCTCACCTGTCCAGGTCTTTGGACCAAATGTTGGCGCCATCTACGACGCAATTCGACCTCTTTCAGTCATGATTCAGCACTCCTCTGCCACACAGTTGCAGAGATTTGAGGGCCTCATGGCTCTCACGAACCTCGCTAGTGCCAGCCCTGACACTGCCAGTCGCATCGCGGGCTCAGAAGGTCTTTTGAACAAGGTGGAAATGTTATCATTGGATGATCACCCGATGATTCAAAGAGCAGCGGTAGAACTTATCTGCAATCTCGTCGTCGGATCCGATCAGATTTTCGAAAAGTACGCAACGTCCAAGACGAAGTTGCAGATCTTTGTGGCCCTGTCAGACGCTGAGGATATCGGAACTCGACTCGCCTCGTCAGGGGCTCTGGCGACTTTGCTATCCTCTCCGTCTGCCTGCAACGAGTTATTATCCTTGCAACTCGACCGTCATCGGGTACTACCCGTTCTGACTCAGCTCATCGATCCATCTGTCATACCTGGGGAAGAAGCTGAGTCACACCCTGGCCTTGTACATCGAGGTGTTGTATGTGCTCGACAATTTATGCTCGGCATCAGCGAGAAGGAAAATCGAGAGCAGATGTGTAAGGAGGCCAAGGAAGCAGGTCTGGTCGATGCTCTTAGTAATGTTGTTCAGGATAAGAAAACAGATCTGGAAGCTGTTGGTGTAGCATTAGAGGTTTTGAAGTACCTGGGTAACTCTAGGCATAAATAA
- a CDS encoding uncharacterized protein (BUSCO:EOG09261I0F) — MSIKKKKICVAFDRSLTMNASTSTLETPPSTIQSGDYVLVRQPNGDVRGIKVERDSTVQVGRIGSFYANELINQTYGLTHEIAEKKLKVIPPRTLEEVEDTDATNELINDGELVQPLTITEITTLKQAGVHASDIIKKQIEQHANYSLKTEYSKEKYKKRKEAKYSKSFTTIEPTLFNVCDYWFNKDQNRIRDIRPDTLSHLLLLANIQPGRRYLAVDDASGLVVSGILDRLRGEGCLLTICDTDSPPAYPVLANMNFKPNEVSSVLVSLNWATAQEEYTPIMAPSDLTPEEIRSDRQKSRLKKRKLISDALAKTREELFAGEFDGLIIASQYDPSSILERLAPYVAGSASIVVHSPHLQVVADLQTELRSAPGFLAPTVTEVWTRQYQILPGRTHPTMNTSGSGGYLLHVIKVHDDQTATSVASHRQRSKKPKTQERASEGPSASTTPNPVGSGSKNTAGTPIPTLD, encoded by the exons ATGTCgatcaagaagaaaaaaatatGCGTGGCTTTCGACCGCTCTCTGACCATGAATGCCAGCACTTCCACTTTAGAAACACCTCCGTCAACGATACAATCCGGAGACTACGTTCTAGTCAGACAACCCAATGGAGATGTTAGAGGTATCAAAGTTGAAAGGGACTC GACCGTTCAAGTGGGCAGAATAGGATCGTTCTACGCGAACGAGCTCATAAATCAGACATATGGACTCACACATGAGATAGcggagaagaagttgaaagtcATTCCTCCACGTACCTTAGAGGAAGTTG AGGATACAGACGCCACGAATGAACTCATCAATGACGGAGAATTGGTACAACCTCTAACAATCACAGAAATAACAACACTAAAACAGGCTGGAGTACATGCTTCG GATATCATCAAGAAGCAAATAGAACAGCATGCCAATTACTCCCTCAAGACTGAATATAGTAaagaaaaatacaagaaacgAAAGGAAGCCAA ATATTCCAAATCATTCACCACAATTGAGCCAACATTATTCAATGTCTGTGACTATTGGTTCAATAAAGACCAAAATCGTATTCGAGATATACGACCAGATACACTATCGCACCTGTTACTCCTAGCCAACATCCAACCCGGCCGAAGATATCTTGCAGTCGATGATGCATCTGGATTAGTTGTTTCTGGTATCTTGGACAGGTTAAGAG GCGAAGGATGTCTCCTCACTATCTGTGATACAGACTCACCTCCCGCGTATCCTGTCTTAGCGAATATGAACTTTAAGCCGAATGAGGTGTCTTCGGTTTTGGTGTCATTAAATTGGGCAACAGCACAGGAGGAATATACCCCAA TTATGGCCCCGTCCGACCTCACTCCTGAAGAAATTCGATCAGACCGGCAGAAATCACGATTAAAAAAGCGTAAACTTATATCCGACGCGTTGGCTAAAACCAGGGAGGAGCTCTTCGCTGGTGAATTCGATGG TCTTATCATAGCAAGTCAATACGACCCGTCGTCTATACTAGAACGATTAGCCCCGTATGTAGCCGGTTCAGCCTCAATAGTCGTACACAGCCCTCATCTACAG GTAGTTGCTGATTTGCAAACAGAGCTGAGATCTGCTCCCGGATTTCTTGCTCCTACCGTCACCGAAGTTTGGACGCGGCAATATCAA ATCTTACCAGGTCGGACTCATCCGACAATGAATACTTCTGGATCTGGTGGATACTTATTACACGTTATCAAAGT GCATGATGACCAGACTGCAACCTCCGTTGCCTCTCATCGACAACGGAGCAAAAAGCCAAAGACTCAGGAAAGGGCTTCAGAAGGCCCTTCAGCATCGACGACACCTAACCCCGTCGGTTCTGGCTCTAAAAATACTGCTGGGACCCCGATTCCAACACTGGATTAG